The Edaphobacter sp. 12200R-103 genome contains a region encoding:
- a CDS encoding carboxypeptidase regulatory-like domain-containing protein → MITKITDGSARWEMQTSSGSAATTNLLGTGKRVMRGTCLAFALAVLPVFATAVFSPMAYGQASSSSDAVGKVTDSTGASVPGATVHLINNATGAERTATTNDSGDWSIPNIPPANYRVRVEKEGFKTSTIASLPVEIGKTANGSVTLSVGERTETVEVSTLPPQLQTSEATVGQIIDQKQINDLPLNGRNVLQLAALSPGVSPPQSGQTGTPAQTGTQTSSRQLYIAVDGGRASSTNYVLDGTYVRSMRFNNMSILPNTDAIQEFNLLRSTFSTEYGQGQAVVSMVTKSGSNSVHGTVYEYARNAIFDARNYFTTVASSPVKPDFYRHQYGGTVGFPIIKDKLFMFGAYEGMRSARANPAFAIFPTQAELGGDATAADPNVAGNAAILKQTCAPSATTICVGVKNPAGWNPAFWNSNKASSVLAATYPKLASDSPVPGYNGNNYALQNAMFTENYNSYTLRGDWIVSQKNSFFARYIDFNSAQITPQVTGSSLSNPLVGRNAVLGNTYLISSNIVNEVRVGWNQFYNIGLAVLQDPTTQWAAAEGLTNVTALTSKQQNGRAGFTIAGYNNVGDGAGDQGGKENVISIGDSLSIVHGRHTWKTGFQYQNRRLWQIADNNSRGNATFDNCSKSNCPVGEKTYTDPVTGFQVYYNKFQNYARGMCTSGCNGNAGTTLGHYRDNTYGAFFNDIWQFGHGLTVTLGMRWEYNSPFVEQNGLEGTLDPTTGLVTFSKIPANIPNSYKPYYDLSRTYRPGIIEPNKKGFMPRVGLAYEARPGTVVRAGFGIYLDNVNTNELQFTRYAAPLYFQQAFNSTFVNQLWPDPTQAIGVAQVPSPFSILPKNNRPYTEEWTASVQQDLGHNMILEIAYTGSETHKSWKRYDQNQCTQYPFVVPSYAATGCTVPAGQLNPNRPYPAFSQGVLTSSTRGDANFHGGSVKLEKRASHGLYYLASYQWSKNIDNFSGEAAANDSSFATSMSFDRSYSNFDNRNKAVISGGYELPFGKGKRWLQSGAANALAGGWSVQPAIQLRGGYPFNVSRSGCNFAANIGCRAFLVSGKTVSDAYLSNPSPLHWFDDSVFTNNYTGSYSRNSADNPSVQGWVTRNVLRGPGTTDVDFSAIKNVQVYERVHAQFRAEAYNIFNHPIFSNPQGNINNSQVGRVTGTSMDNRSIQLAVKVIF, encoded by the coding sequence ATGATTACGAAGATCACCGACGGTTCGGCGCGGTGGGAGATGCAGACCAGTTCAGGTTCTGCCGCCACCACGAACTTACTCGGTACAGGAAAGCGCGTGATGCGCGGAACATGTCTGGCGTTTGCGCTGGCTGTTCTGCCCGTCTTTGCAACTGCTGTGTTTTCACCGATGGCATACGGCCAGGCCAGTTCGAGCTCTGACGCGGTCGGAAAGGTAACGGATTCCACGGGCGCGAGTGTGCCCGGAGCAACGGTTCATCTGATCAACAATGCAACCGGCGCAGAGCGTACCGCCACCACGAATGACAGCGGTGACTGGTCGATTCCCAATATTCCCCCGGCGAACTATCGCGTTCGGGTTGAGAAAGAGGGATTCAAGACCAGCACCATTGCTTCGCTCCCGGTTGAAATCGGAAAGACGGCGAACGGCTCGGTCACGCTGAGCGTCGGTGAGAGGACCGAGACGGTCGAGGTCAGCACGCTGCCGCCGCAGTTGCAGACGTCTGAGGCTACGGTTGGCCAGATTATCGACCAGAAGCAGATCAACGATCTCCCTCTGAATGGCCGTAACGTGCTTCAGCTTGCAGCGCTTTCCCCGGGCGTTTCACCGCCGCAGAGCGGCCAGACGGGCACTCCCGCGCAGACGGGCACCCAGACGAGCAGCCGCCAGCTTTACATCGCGGTAGACGGTGGACGCGCCTCATCCACGAACTACGTGCTGGACGGCACGTATGTCCGTTCGATGCGCTTCAACAACATGTCGATCTTGCCGAACACGGATGCCATCCAGGAGTTCAATCTGCTGCGCTCGACCTTCTCAACGGAGTATGGCCAAGGGCAGGCGGTTGTTTCGATGGTGACGAAGTCGGGCTCGAACTCGGTTCACGGCACGGTGTATGAGTACGCACGTAACGCGATCTTCGACGCTCGTAATTACTTCACAACCGTGGCAAGCAGTCCTGTGAAGCCCGACTTCTATCGTCATCAGTATGGAGGCACGGTCGGCTTCCCGATCATCAAGGACAAACTGTTTATGTTTGGCGCCTACGAGGGGATGAGGTCAGCCCGCGCCAACCCGGCGTTTGCCATATTCCCGACACAAGCAGAGCTTGGCGGCGATGCCACTGCAGCGGATCCAAATGTGGCGGGCAATGCAGCTATCCTGAAGCAAACCTGCGCACCGAGTGCGACCACAATATGCGTCGGCGTTAAGAATCCGGCTGGCTGGAACCCCGCCTTCTGGAATTCCAATAAGGCCTCATCCGTACTAGCCGCAACCTATCCTAAGCTGGCAAGCGATTCGCCAGTACCAGGCTATAACGGAAACAACTATGCGCTTCAGAACGCAATGTTCACCGAGAACTACAACAGCTACACGCTGCGCGGGGACTGGATTGTTTCCCAGAAGAACTCCTTCTTCGCCCGGTATATCGATTTCAATTCCGCACAGATCACGCCCCAGGTGACCGGCAGTAGCCTCTCGAATCCGCTGGTGGGCCGTAACGCTGTACTTGGCAATACGTACCTCATCTCATCGAACATCGTGAACGAGGTGCGCGTAGGTTGGAACCAGTTCTACAACATCGGGCTCGCCGTACTGCAGGATCCCACGACGCAGTGGGCCGCTGCGGAAGGATTGACCAACGTTACGGCACTCACGTCGAAGCAGCAGAATGGCCGCGCCGGTTTCACGATCGCGGGTTACAACAACGTGGGTGATGGTGCGGGCGACCAGGGTGGTAAGGAGAACGTCATCAGCATCGGCGATTCGCTCTCCATTGTGCACGGCAGACATACCTGGAAGACTGGCTTCCAATATCAGAACCGCCGTCTGTGGCAGATTGCCGATAACAACTCTCGCGGCAACGCCACGTTCGACAACTGCTCCAAGAGCAACTGCCCCGTGGGCGAAAAAACCTATACCGACCCGGTCACAGGCTTCCAGGTCTACTACAACAAGTTCCAGAACTATGCACGCGGCATGTGCACTTCTGGATGCAACGGTAATGCCGGAACGACGCTGGGCCACTATCGTGACAATACCTATGGCGCGTTCTTCAACGATATATGGCAGTTCGGCCACGGCCTGACGGTCACTCTCGGCATGCGATGGGAGTACAACAGTCCGTTTGTCGAACAAAACGGACTGGAAGGCACGCTTGATCCGACCACGGGACTAGTTACTTTCAGCAAGATCCCGGCGAACATTCCAAACTCGTACAAGCCTTATTACGATCTGAGCAGGACGTATCGTCCTGGGATCATCGAACCGAACAAGAAGGGCTTTATGCCGCGCGTCGGTCTGGCGTATGAGGCCCGGCCAGGCACTGTTGTTCGTGCGGGCTTTGGCATCTACCTCGACAACGTCAATACCAACGAGTTGCAGTTCACCCGTTACGCTGCTCCGCTGTACTTCCAGCAGGCGTTCAACAGCACCTTCGTCAATCAGCTCTGGCCCGATCCAACGCAGGCAATCGGCGTAGCACAGGTGCCTTCACCGTTCTCGATTCTTCCGAAGAACAACCGTCCTTACACGGAAGAGTGGACCGCAAGCGTGCAGCAGGATCTGGGTCACAACATGATCCTTGAGATTGCCTACACGGGCAGTGAAACCCACAAATCCTGGAAGCGTTACGACCAGAACCAGTGCACCCAGTATCCGTTTGTGGTGCCGTCGTACGCCGCGACAGGGTGCACGGTCCCCGCTGGGCAACTCAACCCCAACCGGCCGTATCCAGCGTTCAGCCAGGGCGTTCTGACCAGCAGCACCAGGGGCGATGCAAACTTCCACGGCGGTTCGGTCAAGCTCGAGAAGCGTGCGAGCCATGGCTTGTACTACCTGGCCAGCTATCAGTGGTCGAAGAACATCGACAACTTCTCAGGTGAGGCTGCGGCGAACGACTCATCCTTCGCGACCTCGATGTCGTTCGACCGCTCGTACTCGAACTTCGATAACCGCAACAAGGCGGTTATCTCGGGTGGATATGAGCTGCCGTTCGGCAAGGGCAAGCGTTGGCTGCAATCTGGCGCAGCCAATGCGCTGGCCGGTGGCTGGTCCGTCCAGCCGGCCATTCAGCTTCGTGGCGGTTATCCGTTCAACGTCTCACGCAGCGGCTGCAACTTTGCAGCGAATATCGGCTGCCGCGCCTTTCTGGTCTCCGGCAAGACGGTGTCGGATGCTTATCTGAGCAACCCATCGCCTCTCCACTGGTTTGACGATTCGGTGTTCACGAACAACTACACCGGTTCCTACAGCCGCAACTCAGCCGACAACCCTTCAGTTCAAGGTTGGGTTACCCGTAACGTGCTTCGTGGACCCGGCACGACCGACGTCGACTTCTCAGCGATCAAGAACGTCCAGGTCTATGAGCGGGTGCATGCGCAGTTCCGCGCAGAGGCCTACAACATCTTCAATCACCCCATCTTCTCGAACCCGCAGGGCAACATCAACAACTCCCAGGTGGGAAGGGTTACGGGCACGTCGATGGACAACCGCAGCATCCAGCTCGCAGTCAAGGTCATCTTCTAG
- the cobA gene encoding uroporphyrinogen-III C-methyltransferase: MISIPDAESGYVYLVGAGPGNPALLTLRAAHLLKTADVILPDDLVSDEVLNLASPTADIIPVGKRCGQPRITQAGIHQLMLEHSKADRSVIRLKSGDPLIFGRAAEEIGFLREYSIPFEIVPGITTAFAVAANLRTPLTDRSRASKLILATAHHAAGKVSLTPNWSGAFPDEATLVIYMPGRNFETLAQDLISSGIAPETPCTAVSRASTPSEHVHITTLDRLSSTDVGPSPVILLIGPPVSQSAY, encoded by the coding sequence GTGATCTCGATTCCTGACGCTGAATCTGGCTATGTCTATCTCGTCGGCGCAGGTCCGGGCAATCCTGCGCTGCTGACGTTACGCGCTGCTCACCTGCTCAAAACTGCCGATGTCATCCTGCCGGATGATCTCGTGAGCGATGAGGTTCTCAATCTCGCCAGCCCGACAGCGGATATCATTCCTGTTGGCAAACGATGCGGGCAGCCGCGTATTACGCAGGCGGGAATTCACCAGCTCATGCTCGAGCACTCCAAGGCAGACCGTTCTGTCATTCGGCTCAAGTCCGGCGATCCGCTTATCTTTGGCCGGGCCGCCGAAGAGATCGGTTTTCTGCGTGAGTACTCCATTCCCTTTGAGATTGTTCCTGGAATCACGACGGCCTTCGCAGTCGCTGCCAACCTGCGGACGCCGCTCACCGATCGCAGCCGTGCTTCGAAGCTGATTCTGGCGACGGCGCATCACGCCGCCGGAAAGGTATCGCTGACACCAAACTGGTCAGGCGCCTTTCCTGATGAAGCCACATTAGTGATCTACATGCCGGGGCGCAATTTCGAGACTCTCGCGCAGGACCTCATCTCTTCGGGCATCGCTCCGGAAACGCCATGCACTGCAGTCTCCCGCGCCTCCACCCCCAGCGAGCACGTCCATATCACGACACTCGATCGGCTTTCGAGCACCGATGTCGGTCCGTCTCCCGTGATCTTGCTGATCGGGCCGCCGGTCTCTCAATCGGCTTACTAA
- a CDS encoding bifunctional precorrin-2 dehydrogenase/sirohydrochlorin ferrochelatase: MSLFPLFLKLTGRRALVIGAGHLAESKIDSLRAADAAVTVIAPEVSDRIAEQAASGDLTLRKRRYQTGDLAESFLVVAATNDPAVNRAVFAEATASGVLCNAVDDPPFCDFYFPSIVRRGDLQIAISTAGNSPALAQQLRKELNEQLPLDLGEWLTDLGNLRREVVAAEPLNESRRLLLHELAQRQVCAYDQCPSRLLAREHALTNTQTAEKA, encoded by the coding sequence ATGTCCCTCTTCCCTCTCTTTCTCAAACTGACTGGCCGTCGTGCGCTCGTCATCGGCGCTGGACACCTGGCTGAGTCCAAGATCGATTCTCTTCGCGCCGCCGATGCTGCCGTCACCGTCATTGCTCCTGAGGTCAGCGACCGAATCGCCGAACAGGCAGCCTCCGGAGATCTGACCCTGCGCAAGCGCCGGTACCAGACGGGCGATCTTGCGGAATCGTTTCTTGTCGTTGCCGCTACAAACGATCCGGCTGTCAATCGCGCTGTCTTCGCTGAGGCAACCGCCAGCGGGGTTCTGTGTAATGCGGTCGACGATCCGCCCTTCTGCGACTTCTACTTCCCTTCGATCGTCCGGCGTGGCGACCTGCAGATCGCCATCTCGACTGCCGGAAACTCTCCCGCGCTCGCCCAGCAACTCCGGAAAGAGTTGAACGAGCAGCTGCCGCTGGACCTTGGCGAGTGGCTTACCGATCTCGGCAATCTGCGCCGTGAGGTTGTTGCTGCCGAGCCGCTGAACGAGTCTCGCCGGCTTCTGCTACATGAGCTGGCCCAGCGTCAGGTCTGCGCCTACGATCAGTGTCCTTCCCGCCTGCTGGCGCGGGAACACGCCCTGACTAACACTCAAACCGCGGAGAAGGCGTGA
- the cobG gene encoding precorrin-3B synthase yields MSTTPAPAAVKETKAQKTERLKLAKNPWEAWEEVREFARQGWDSIPSDWALYFRWWGVYSQGDGKGVTGGSGGEGKATEYFMMRIALPNGILTSAQARVIGEVTKKYANNLADITTRQNIQLHWLTIQDLIEVVDALNAVGLSTKGACGDVVRNVTGCPLAGLDGHELIDASPLAIEIAHRLNGNTDFVNLPRKFKFTVSGCPVWCSFPEINDAALTAIKRTVDGKEEIGFTLRVGGGLSNEPNIAVRIPAFVRQDQALAVATATAEVFRDAGILRENRTRARIKYLFMKFGWTAESFLEALEEKLGYKLDPSPVSMEEIPADIYRDHIGITPQRQPGLSTVGASVLNGRVSGDQLLKLAELAEKYGDGNLRTTIGQNILIVNVPNRETAALVVELNSLGFNVDVSPFWRGAIACTGTEFCKLAIAETKGFNKWLVAELEDRLPGFDQQIRLHITGCTNSCGQHWIADIGLEGKKIKKDGQMVDAFFFCVGGSVGKYARTARQLGYRAAATDVPDAIERLLNAYLEARTPGEDLRSYFDRTDDSTLRAQLAGEVLTPVERDAPPVGAARLAPAE; encoded by the coding sequence ATGTCCACCACTCCGGCCCCAGCCGCCGTCAAAGAGACCAAAGCCCAGAAAACGGAACGACTTAAGCTCGCTAAAAATCCCTGGGAAGCATGGGAGGAAGTACGCGAGTTTGCTCGTCAGGGTTGGGATTCGATTCCTTCCGACTGGGCCTTGTACTTCCGCTGGTGGGGGGTCTACAGCCAGGGCGATGGAAAGGGAGTGACCGGCGGAAGCGGCGGCGAAGGCAAGGCCACCGAATACTTCATGATGCGGATTGCGCTGCCCAATGGAATCCTGACCAGCGCTCAGGCTCGCGTTATCGGCGAAGTAACCAAAAAGTACGCCAACAACCTTGCCGACATTACGACCCGGCAGAACATTCAGCTTCACTGGCTCACCATTCAGGACTTGATCGAAGTCGTCGACGCCCTCAACGCCGTCGGACTCAGCACCAAGGGCGCCTGCGGCGACGTCGTCCGTAACGTTACCGGATGCCCCCTGGCCGGTCTGGATGGTCACGAACTTATCGATGCCAGCCCTCTCGCCATCGAGATCGCGCACAGGCTCAACGGCAACACCGATTTTGTCAATCTTCCCCGCAAGTTCAAGTTCACCGTCTCCGGATGCCCGGTCTGGTGCAGCTTCCCAGAGATCAACGACGCTGCCCTCACCGCCATCAAGCGCACCGTCGACGGCAAAGAGGAGATCGGCTTTACCCTACGCGTGGGTGGAGGCCTGTCCAATGAGCCAAACATTGCCGTGCGCATCCCGGCCTTCGTCCGCCAGGACCAGGCACTTGCGGTAGCCACGGCCACCGCCGAAGTCTTCCGGGATGCAGGAATCCTTCGCGAGAACCGTACCCGCGCCCGCATCAAATACCTCTTCATGAAGTTTGGCTGGACCGCCGAGTCTTTCCTTGAAGCTCTCGAAGAAAAGCTGGGGTACAAGCTCGATCCCAGTCCGGTCAGCATGGAAGAGATTCCTGCCGACATCTACCGCGACCATATCGGTATCACTCCTCAGCGTCAGCCCGGTCTGTCCACGGTAGGAGCCAGCGTTCTCAACGGCCGTGTCTCCGGCGATCAGCTTCTGAAGCTGGCTGAGCTAGCCGAAAAGTATGGTGACGGCAATCTGCGCACGACGATCGGACAGAACATCCTGATCGTCAACGTACCCAACCGCGAAACCGCTGCTCTGGTCGTTGAGTTGAATTCGCTCGGCTTCAACGTCGACGTCTCGCCCTTCTGGCGTGGAGCGATCGCCTGCACCGGGACGGAGTTCTGCAAGCTGGCCATTGCAGAGACCAAGGGTTTCAACAAGTGGTTGGTCGCTGAGCTGGAGGATCGCCTGCCTGGCTTCGATCAACAGATTCGCCTCCACATCACGGGTTGCACCAACTCCTGCGGACAGCACTGGATCGCAGATATTGGCCTGGAGGGCAAGAAGATCAAGAAGGACGGCCAGATGGTCGACGCCTTCTTCTTCTGCGTCGGTGGCTCCGTGGGCAAGTATGCCCGTACCGCACGGCAGTTGGGCTATCGCGCGGCGGCGACAGACGTGCCGGACGCAATCGAACGCCTGCTGAACGCGTATCTTGAAGCTCGTACTCCCGGTGAGGATCTGCGCAGTTACTTCGACCGTACCGACGACAGCACCCTGCGCGCACAGCTTGCCGGTGAGGTTCTTACGCCAGTCGAACGGGATGCGCCTCCCGTTGGCGCCGCCCGCCTCGCGCCGGCAGAATAA
- a CDS encoding carboxypeptidase regulatory-like domain-containing protein, whose translation MKHLVKLIVALLSCTALLATARAQETLTTASVTGRVMDSSGAVVPNAIVKAVALATNQSYTATTDTQGRFRIPFLAIGTYTLSTQPSGFALTQKQIQLTVGGAFDVTLQVGVESTSSSVNVIGQTPVLEENRSQISETVLQEEVNNLPYNGRNFLDLSLLTPGISPTNTASVQTFAETSPVVGQGYSVNSQRNFSNSFVVDGLSANDDAAGLAGNFYSMDVIREFQVVTSGGQAEFGRAMGGYFNIVTRSGTNDLHGTLYGFMRNQRLNAQNALSRNKVPITQAQYGASLSGPVRHDRTFLFGNYEGRRLNTNGVITINPAQALQINDHLNAIAFHGPRLSVGAGATTFYPTTVHTDTTFLRGDHRFSDTDQFNARYSYYRLDSTNARGAGGLADVSYGTAVRDTNHTLAISNVATLSPRTFNETRGQFTYDSLDAPPNFENSPAVSISGVATFGRFSSSPTARLNYLYEGVDNLVMQRGAHTLKTGVDFLFNEDKITFPMASFGSYSFPSLTAFLSSGAAYASFSQNFGIPYIQQNNPNLGFYAQDEWKASASLTLNLGIRYDLQFLKSINTDANNVSPRVGFAWSPFTNKHTVVRGSFGLFYDRVPLRALANALLSAGNTIDPTQGRLLQYTYVPGDVGAPVFPDVSTAPNPGSKISYSLMNRNIQNAYSEQASLGVEQQLARNLTLGLSYQHVRGLHLLSSLNRNINPDGTRPDPTRGNIKPYDSLFDSYYDGLSVSLLERPASWGSARVSYTWSKAMDNVGEFFFSSPINNFDLSVDRSRSDDDQRHRLVFDATLHTPTSHVSTITEHLTHGWQLGGILQYYSRLPFNITTGGQTKQQTTQRPCTFGYTLVGTNPCTEGLAGAVIGRNAGTGFDFFNVNARLSRTFALTERVHLEAMAEAFNALNHRNNMIPNGTWGSGEYPSRANPSFGAATAVGDPRSFQLAARLTF comes from the coding sequence GTGAAGCATCTTGTAAAGCTGATCGTTGCATTATTAAGTTGCACCGCGCTGTTGGCGACCGCCAGAGCGCAGGAGACCCTTACTACAGCCTCCGTGACAGGCAGAGTCATGGATTCAAGTGGAGCGGTCGTACCGAACGCGATCGTGAAGGCTGTAGCTTTGGCCACCAACCAGAGCTATACGGCGACAACGGACACCCAGGGACGCTTTCGGATCCCATTTCTTGCTATCGGAACCTATACGCTCTCAACACAGCCATCCGGTTTCGCTCTCACGCAAAAACAGATTCAGTTGACTGTCGGGGGAGCATTTGATGTAACGCTTCAGGTCGGAGTCGAATCGACCAGCAGTTCGGTCAACGTAATAGGACAGACGCCGGTGCTCGAAGAGAATCGCAGCCAGATCTCTGAGACGGTACTGCAGGAAGAGGTCAACAATCTTCCCTACAATGGAAGAAACTTCCTCGATCTATCGTTGCTCACTCCCGGCATCAGCCCCACCAATACGGCCAGCGTGCAGACCTTTGCGGAGACCTCTCCTGTTGTAGGACAGGGCTATTCCGTCAACAGCCAGCGGAACTTCTCCAACAGCTTCGTCGTCGATGGTCTTTCTGCGAATGACGATGCAGCGGGCCTGGCCGGAAATTTCTACAGCATGGATGTAATTCGCGAGTTCCAGGTGGTGACCTCCGGCGGTCAGGCTGAGTTTGGGCGCGCGATGGGCGGGTACTTCAACATTGTTACTCGCAGCGGGACCAATGATCTGCACGGTACGCTCTACGGCTTTATGCGGAACCAGCGACTCAATGCGCAGAACGCTCTGTCGCGCAATAAAGTTCCCATCACGCAGGCACAGTATGGCGCCAGTCTCTCCGGGCCTGTCCGGCATGACAGAACCTTCCTGTTCGGCAACTATGAAGGGCGACGTCTCAATACAAATGGCGTCATCACCATCAACCCCGCCCAAGCGCTGCAGATCAACGATCATCTGAATGCCATCGCGTTTCATGGGCCACGTCTTTCCGTGGGAGCGGGAGCTACTACGTTCTATCCCACGACAGTGCATACCGACACGACGTTTCTGCGTGGAGATCATCGCTTCAGCGATACGGATCAATTCAATGCGAGGTACAGCTACTATCGGCTGGACAGCACTAATGCTCGCGGTGCGGGTGGGCTGGCGGACGTCAGCTATGGGACCGCAGTTCGCGACACCAACCACACGCTTGCGATCAGCAATGTAGCCACACTTTCGCCGCGTACGTTCAATGAGACCAGGGGACAATTTACCTATGACAGTCTGGACGCCCCTCCAAACTTCGAGAACAGTCCGGCTGTCAGCATCAGCGGAGTAGCGACCTTCGGGCGCTTTTCCTCTTCTCCCACAGCTCGGTTGAACTATCTCTACGAGGGAGTGGACAATCTGGTGATGCAACGTGGGGCGCACACCCTCAAGACTGGCGTCGACTTCCTCTTTAACGAGGACAAGATTACATTCCCCATGGCGAGCTTCGGATCCTACAGCTTCCCATCGCTCACGGCATTTCTGTCCAGTGGCGCCGCATATGCTTCCTTCTCCCAGAACTTCGGGATTCCCTATATCCAGCAGAACAATCCCAATCTTGGTTTCTATGCTCAGGATGAGTGGAAGGCGAGCGCATCGTTGACCCTGAACCTGGGGATCCGCTACGACCTGCAGTTTCTGAAGAGCATCAACACGGATGCAAACAATGTATCTCCGCGAGTAGGTTTTGCATGGTCGCCCTTCACAAATAAGCACACGGTGGTTCGCGGCAGCTTCGGGCTGTTCTATGACCGTGTACCGTTGCGGGCGCTGGCAAATGCGTTACTGTCTGCCGGGAATACGATCGATCCCACGCAGGGACGTCTGCTGCAATACACCTATGTTCCGGGAGATGTTGGAGCGCCGGTGTTCCCGGATGTATCGACAGCGCCGAATCCCGGATCGAAGATCAGCTACTCGTTGATGAACCGCAACATACAGAACGCCTACTCCGAGCAGGCAAGTCTGGGAGTGGAACAGCAGCTTGCCCGGAATCTTACCCTTGGCCTCTCCTATCAGCACGTTCGCGGATTGCACCTGTTGTCTTCGCTGAATCGCAACATCAATCCGGACGGAACCAGGCCTGATCCTACACGGGGCAATATCAAACCGTATGATTCACTCTTCGACTCGTACTACGACGGCCTTTCGGTCTCTTTGCTGGAGCGCCCGGCATCGTGGGGCTCTGCCCGTGTGTCGTACACATGGTCGAAGGCGATGGACAATGTCGGTGAGTTCTTCTTCAGCTCACCCATCAACAACTTCGACCTGAGCGTCGATCGCAGCCGGTCCGATGACGATCAGAGGCACCGTCTTGTCTTCGATGCGACCCTCCACACGCCGACATCTCATGTCAGCACGATCACTGAGCACCTGACGCATGGCTGGCAACTTGGAGGAATCCTGCAGTACTATTCCCGGCTTCCATTCAATATCACGACGGGAGGGCAGACGAAGCAGCAGACCACGCAGCGGCCATGCACCTTCGGCTACACTCTTGTCGGAACGAATCCATGCACGGAAGGACTTGCCGGTGCTGTGATCGGCCGCAATGCGGGGACAGGCTTCGACTTCTTCAACGTGAATGCACGGCTCAGCCGCACCTTTGCACTTACTGAGAGGGTTCATCTGGAGGCTATGGCGGAGGCCTTCAATGCGCTCAATCATAGGAATAACATGATTCCCAATGGAACCTGGGGCAGTGGAGAGTATCCCTCCCGTGCCAATCCGTCCTTCGGAGCAGCAACCGCGGTGGGCGATCCCAGGAGCTTCCAACTTGCAGCGAGACTGACCTTCTAG
- a CDS encoding response regulator, producing the protein MTKILHTEVVPIEEAKREDSGLARLDVLVVDDEQTIADTLSVILSRSGFSVRTAYDGKGAFEIAMQNPPRLVISDVVMPEMTGVELAIALKSSIPECQILLFSGQAATADLLEQARAQGHDFAIVSKPIHPKDLIRRISEYLQVEKPLTLR; encoded by the coding sequence ATGACAAAAATACTTCATACGGAAGTAGTGCCGATCGAAGAGGCAAAGCGCGAGGATTCAGGCCTGGCAAGACTGGATGTCTTGGTAGTGGATGATGAGCAGACAATCGCCGATACTCTGTCCGTGATCCTCTCACGGTCGGGATTTTCCGTGCGAACGGCGTATGACGGTAAGGGTGCCTTTGAGATTGCCATGCAGAATCCTCCCCGTCTTGTGATCAGCGATGTCGTGATGCCAGAAATGACTGGCGTCGAACTGGCCATCGCCCTCAAGAGTTCGATTCCCGAATGCCAGATTCTGTTGTTTTCCGGACAGGCGGCAACAGCTGACCTTCTGGAGCAAGCTCGGGCCCAGGGACACGACTTTGCCATCGTCAGTAAGCCAATTCACCCTAAAGATCTGATTCGAAGGATCTCCGAATACCTCCAGGTAGAAAAGCCATTGACTCTGCGGTAA
- a CDS encoding Fpg/Nei family DNA glycosylase: MAGLVSALLSLNRALEILTLTSMPELPDISAYLTALQPRIVGQRLESVRLASPFLLRTATPSLQAIEGHTIQSLGRIGKRIVMEFDHGLWLVLHLMIAGRLHWRSAGAKLAGRNSLAAFDFPNGSLVLTEAGSKRRASLHLFSNRHDLAAVDPGGLDVFEIGIDEFKAALKAENRTLKRALTDPRILSGIGNAYSDEILHAAQLSPIQLTHKLSADEWERLFAATQQTLQLWLDRLNAEAAASFPEKVTAFRKDMAVHGRFGEPCPRCGSPIQRIRYADNETNYCPQCQTGGRLLADRSLSRLLGKDWPRTLDELEALRRR, translated from the coding sequence GTGGCCGGTCTGGTGTCAGCACTTTTATCCTTGAATCGGGCGCTGGAGATCCTTACCCTGACGTCTATGCCGGAGCTGCCCGACATCTCCGCTTATCTGACTGCGCTGCAGCCGCGAATCGTCGGCCAGCGGTTGGAGTCTGTTCGTCTGGCGAGCCCGTTTCTCTTGCGAACGGCAACTCCGTCTCTCCAGGCAATCGAAGGGCACACCATACAGTCGCTCGGCAGAATCGGTAAGCGCATCGTGATGGAATTCGATCACGGTCTCTGGCTCGTACTGCACCTGATGATTGCCGGCCGTCTGCACTGGCGATCTGCGGGTGCGAAGCTGGCAGGGCGGAACTCTTTGGCCGCATTCGATTTCCCGAACGGATCCTTAGTGCTGACGGAAGCGGGATCGAAACGTCGTGCATCGCTGCATCTCTTCAGCAACAGGCATGATCTGGCCGCCGTCGATCCTGGCGGTCTGGATGTTTTTGAGATCGGCATCGACGAGTTCAAGGCGGCTCTCAAGGCGGAGAATCGCACGCTCAAACGAGCCTTGACCGATCCGCGTATCTTGAGCGGAATCGGCAACGCCTACTCCGATGAGATTCTGCACGCTGCACAGCTTTCACCCATCCAACTCACGCACAAGCTGTCGGCGGATGAGTGGGAGCGGCTTTTCGCTGCGACACAGCAGACGCTGCAGCTCTGGCTAGATCGTCTCAATGCTGAAGCTGCTGCATCTTTCCCCGAGAAGGTTACCGCATTTCGAAAGGACATGGCAGTGCACGGACGCTTTGGTGAGCCTTGCCCACGCTGCGGCAGCCCTATCCAGCGAATACGCTATGCGGATAATGAGACAAACTACTGTCCGCAGTGCCAGACCGGCGGACGGCTGCTTGCGGACCGCAGCCTCTCACGTTTGCTCGGTAAGGACTGGCCCCGTACGCTCGACGAGCTGGAAGCTCTGCGTCGTCGCTGA